A region of Anolis carolinensis isolate JA03-04 unplaced genomic scaffold, rAnoCar3.1.pri scaffold_7, whole genome shotgun sequence DNA encodes the following proteins:
- the LOC100562914 gene encoding aldehyde dehydrogenase family 3 member A2 isoform X1 has translation MEKIKQAVDRARAAFDTGKTRPLPFRIQQLKALRRMVEEREADITAALKADLNKNHFSAFSFEIMHAFTEIDEMVERLPEWAAPQRVGRTIMTLTDETYIHREPLGVVCVIGTWNYPFALVVQPLIGAIAAGNAVVIKPSEVSEHTAKLFEEMIPQYLDKDLFPVVNGGVAETTELLKQRFDHIMYTGSSMVGKIIMEAAAKHLTPVTLELGGKSPCYVDTDCDLDVACRRIAWGKYANSGQTCIAPDYILCHPSIQNQVVEKLKKAVKEFYGDDINNSPDYERIITKRHLKRLMNLLEGQKIAFGGKADENTRFLEPTVLVDVDPSAKVMQEEIFGPILPIVPIRSLDEAIKFINAREKPLALYAFASDNKKIKRMIAETSSGGVTANDVLMHFAVPGFPFGGVGNSGMGAYHGHHSFEAFSHRRACLIRGLKMEAVNNLRYPPATQKKADWGKFLLMTHFNKRKMGLAALALLGILVAIVVKNHQPLPDIKTFLANSADQIKGKLGMS, from the exons ATGGAGAAGATCAAGCAGGCCGTGGACCGGGCCCGAGCTGCCTTCGACACGGGCAAGACGCGCCCCTTGCCCTTCCGCATCCAGCAGCTGAAGGCCCTGCGGCGGATGGTGGAGGAGCGGGAGGCCGACATCACGGCCGCTCTCAAGGCTGACCTCAACAAG AACCATTTCAGCGCCTTCAGCTTTGAGATCATGCATGCCTTCACCGAGATCGACGAGATGGTGGAGCGGCTGCCGGAGTGGGCGGCCCCGCAGCGGGTGGGCAGGACCATCATGACGCTGACGGACGAGACCTACATCCACCGGGAGCCCCTCGGCGTCGTCTGCGTCATCGGCACCTGGAACTACCCCTTCGCCCTTGTCGTGCAGCCACTCATCGGGGCCATCGCCGCAG GGAACGCCGTGGTGATTAAGCCGTCTGAGGTCAGTGAACATACGGCCAAGCTCTTTGAAGAGATGATCCCCCAATACCTTGAcaag GATCTGTTCCCAGTGGTGAACGGCGGGGTGGCCGAGACGACGGAGCTGTTGAAGCAGCGCTTTGACCACATCATGTACACGGGGAGCAGCATGGTGGGCAAGATCATCATGGAGGCGGCGGCCAAGCACCTCACCCCTGTCACCCTGGAGCTGGGCGGGAAGAGCCCCTGCTACGTGGACACTGACTGCGACCTGGACGTGGCCTGCCG GCGCATTGCGTGGGGAAAGTACGCCAACTCCGGCCAGACCTGCATCGCCCCGGATTACATCCTCTGCCACCCGTCCATTCAAAACCAGGTCGTGGAGAAGCTCAAAAAAGCAGTGAAG GAGTTTTACGGGGACGACATCAATAATTCCCCGGATTACGAGCGGATCATCACGAAACGCCACCTGAAGCGCCTCATGAACCTCTTGGAGGGGCAGAAGATTGCTTTCGGGGGCAAAGCGGACGAAAACACACGCTTTTTGG AGCCCACTGTGCTGGTGGATGTGGATCCGTCCGCCAAAGTGATGCAGGAGGAGATCTTTGGGCCCATCCTGCCCATCGTCCCCATCCGCAGCCTGGACGAGGCCATCAAGTTCATCAACGCTCGCGAGAAGCCCCTGGCCCTGTATGCCTTCGCCAGTGACAACAAG AAAATCAAGCGCATGATCGCCGAGACGTCCAGCGGCGGAGTGACCGCCAACGACGTCCTGATGCATTTTGCCGTCCCCGGATTTCCCTTCGGAGGAGTCG GTAACAGTGGGATGGGGGCCTACCACGGGCACCACAGCTTCGAGGCCTTCTCCCACCGCCGGGCCTGCCTCATCCGGGGGCTGAAGATGGAGGCCGTCAACAACCTCCGCTACCCGCCGGCCACCCAGAAGAAGGCCGACTGGGGCAAGTTCCTGCTCATGACCCACTTTAACAAGCGCA
- the LOC100562914 gene encoding aldehyde dehydrogenase family 3 member A2 isoform X2: MEKIKQAVDRARAAFDTGKTRPLPFRIQQLKALRRMVEEREADITAALKADLNKNHFSAFSFEIMHAFTEIDEMVERLPEWAAPQRVGRTIMTLTDETYIHREPLGVVCVIGTWNYPFALVVQPLIGAIAAGNAVVIKPSEVSEHTAKLFEEMIPQYLDKDLFPVVNGGVAETTELLKQRFDHIMYTGSSMVGKIIMEAAAKHLTPVTLELGGKSPCYVDTDCDLDVACRRIAWGKYANSGQTCIAPDYILCHPSIQNQVVEKLKKAVKEFYGDDINNSPDYERIITKRHLKRLMNLLEGQKIAFGGKADENTRFLEPTVLVDVDPSAKVMQEEIFGPILPIVPIRSLDEAIKFINAREKPLALYAFASDNKKIKRMIAETSSGGVTANDVLMHFAVPGFPFGGVGNSGMGAYHGHHSFEAFSHRRACLIRGLKMEAVNNLRYPPATQKKADWGKFLLMTHFNKRKMGLAALALLGILVAIVVKLYF, translated from the exons ATGGAGAAGATCAAGCAGGCCGTGGACCGGGCCCGAGCTGCCTTCGACACGGGCAAGACGCGCCCCTTGCCCTTCCGCATCCAGCAGCTGAAGGCCCTGCGGCGGATGGTGGAGGAGCGGGAGGCCGACATCACGGCCGCTCTCAAGGCTGACCTCAACAAG AACCATTTCAGCGCCTTCAGCTTTGAGATCATGCATGCCTTCACCGAGATCGACGAGATGGTGGAGCGGCTGCCGGAGTGGGCGGCCCCGCAGCGGGTGGGCAGGACCATCATGACGCTGACGGACGAGACCTACATCCACCGGGAGCCCCTCGGCGTCGTCTGCGTCATCGGCACCTGGAACTACCCCTTCGCCCTTGTCGTGCAGCCACTCATCGGGGCCATCGCCGCAG GGAACGCCGTGGTGATTAAGCCGTCTGAGGTCAGTGAACATACGGCCAAGCTCTTTGAAGAGATGATCCCCCAATACCTTGAcaag GATCTGTTCCCAGTGGTGAACGGCGGGGTGGCCGAGACGACGGAGCTGTTGAAGCAGCGCTTTGACCACATCATGTACACGGGGAGCAGCATGGTGGGCAAGATCATCATGGAGGCGGCGGCCAAGCACCTCACCCCTGTCACCCTGGAGCTGGGCGGGAAGAGCCCCTGCTACGTGGACACTGACTGCGACCTGGACGTGGCCTGCCG GCGCATTGCGTGGGGAAAGTACGCCAACTCCGGCCAGACCTGCATCGCCCCGGATTACATCCTCTGCCACCCGTCCATTCAAAACCAGGTCGTGGAGAAGCTCAAAAAAGCAGTGAAG GAGTTTTACGGGGACGACATCAATAATTCCCCGGATTACGAGCGGATCATCACGAAACGCCACCTGAAGCGCCTCATGAACCTCTTGGAGGGGCAGAAGATTGCTTTCGGGGGCAAAGCGGACGAAAACACACGCTTTTTGG AGCCCACTGTGCTGGTGGATGTGGATCCGTCCGCCAAAGTGATGCAGGAGGAGATCTTTGGGCCCATCCTGCCCATCGTCCCCATCCGCAGCCTGGACGAGGCCATCAAGTTCATCAACGCTCGCGAGAAGCCCCTGGCCCTGTATGCCTTCGCCAGTGACAACAAG AAAATCAAGCGCATGATCGCCGAGACGTCCAGCGGCGGAGTGACCGCCAACGACGTCCTGATGCATTTTGCCGTCCCCGGATTTCCCTTCGGAGGAGTCG GTAACAGTGGGATGGGGGCCTACCACGGGCACCACAGCTTCGAGGCCTTCTCCCACCGCCGGGCCTGCCTCATCCGGGGGCTGAAGATGGAGGCCGTCAACAACCTCCGCTACCCGCCGGCCACCCAGAAGAAGGCCGACTGGGGCAAGTTCCTGCTCATGACCCACTTTAACAAGCGCA